A DNA window from Melanotaenia boesemani isolate fMelBoe1 chromosome 6, fMelBoe1.pri, whole genome shotgun sequence contains the following coding sequences:
- the cnot10 gene encoding CCR4-NOT transcription complex subunit 10 isoform X2: MAENPEVNETKHESSSSGTTDQEKETAASAYQAFSAGRYDESLKHLDTLQELNKEDYKIALNKAVVDFYKSGQSTTGTLKQTLMVLKNRLHTSAEDADGLDDVENNLLYYNQAIIHYHTRQYSEAISIGEKLYQFLEPFEKFAQAVCFLLVDLYLLTFQPEKALHLLAVLDKLSVQGGNKNGKAESNSSNKDASNQRAEFAAMIEAAKSKMHQYKVRAYIQMKSSKACKREIKSVMNTAGNSAPSLFLKSNFEYLRGNYRKAVKLLNSTNIAEHPGPIRTGECVRCMFWNNLGCIHFAMGKHNLGIFYFKKALQENDHTCAQLGDGGNGQTKKFAGIPMCALLANKRYELLYNCGIQLLHIGRPLAAFECLMEAVQVYHSNPRLWLRLAECCISANKGGSEQESKGLPCKKGIVQSVIGQGYHRKIVLASQSAQNTNYSEGQSAAIPVASMEFAAICLRNALLLLPDHQQQDAKMENGSKSSSQSGSTESGSENSDACSGKGPEADKFLPAAPSSPLRKQEVENLRCSILACSAYVALALGDNLMALNHAEKLLQQTKVSGSLKFLGHLYAAEALISLDRISDAITHLNPENVSDVSVGVLSSEPDQGPDKGDEPVEPSGKKTPLCYPSSVASARAMMLFNLGSAYCLRSEYDKARKCLHQAASMVNTKEIPPEAILLGVYLELQNGNTQLALQIIKRNQLTPTALHRVSPDSRKKPTQSFQPVQPIQLPSSFTQVQRK, encoded by the exons ATGGCAGAAAATCCAG AAGTGAATGAGACAAAGCATGAGAGCTCATCCAGCGGGACGACGGACCAAGAGAAGGAGACGGCAGCCAGCGCATACCAGGCTTTTTCT GCTGGGAGGTACGATGAGTCTCTGAAGCATCTCGACACCCTGCAAGAACTCAACAAGGAGGACTACAAGATCGCTCTGAACAAAGCTGTAGTAGACTTCTATAAGAGTGGTCAGAGCACCACGGGGACACTGAAGCAGACTCTGATGGTGCTGAAGAACCGG CTCCACACATCAGCAGAGGATGCTGACGGGCTGGACGATGTGGAGAACAACCTGCTGTACTACAATCAGGCCATCATccactaccacaccaggcagtaCTCTGAGGCCATCTCCATCGGAGAGAAGCTCTACCAGTTCCTGGAGCCGTTCG AGAAGTTTGCTCAGGCCGTGTGCTTCCTGCTGGTGGACCTCTACCTGCTCACCTTCCAGCCTGAGAAAGCTCTGCACCTGCTGGCTGTGCTGGACAAGCTCTCCGTACAAGGAGGCAACAAGAACGGCAAAGCAGAG AGCAACAGTTCAAACAAAGATGCATCCAATCAGAGGGCAGAGTTTGCAGCCATGATTGAAGCAGCTAAATCTAAAATGCACCAG TACAAAGTAAGAGCCTACATCCAGATGAAGTCCTCCAAGGCGTGTAAGAGAGAGATCAAGTCTGTGATGAACACGGCGGGGAAC TCTGCACCATCACTCTTCCTTAAGAGTAACTTTGAGTACCTGAGAGGAAACTACCGGAAGGCCGTGAAGCTGCTGAACAGCACCAACATCGCAGAACATCCTGGACCCATCAGGACAG GTGAATGTGTCCGATGTATGTTCTGGAACAATCTGGGCTGCATCCACTTCGCCATGGGGAAACACAACCTCGGCATTTTCTACTTCAAGAAGGCTCTGCAGGAGAACGACCACACGTGTGCACAGCTGGGCGACGGCGGCAACGGCCAGA CTAAGAAGTTCGCAGGGATCCCCATGTGTGCGTTACTGGCCAACAAGCGCTACGAGCTGCTGTACAACTGCGGCATCCAGCTGCTGCACATCGGCCGGCCTCTGGCAGCGTTTGAGTGTCTGATGGAGGCTGTGCAGGTTTACCACTCCAACCCACGGCTGTGGCTGCGGCTCGCAGAGTGCTGCATCTCTGCCAACAAGGGC ggcTCAGAGCAGGAAAGCAAAGGTTTACCCTGTAAAAAAGGCATCGTTCAGTCTGTCATCGGGCAGGGCTACCATCGGAAGATCGTCCTGGCCTCTCAGTCTGCACAGAACACCAACTACAG TGAGGGCCAGTCGGCTGCCATCCCAGTAGCCAGCATGGAGTTTGCAGCCATCTGCCTGAGGAacgctctgctgctgctgccggaCCACCAGCAGCAGGACGCCAAGATGGAGAACGGATCCAAGAGCTCCAGCCAGTCGGGAAGCACGGAGAGTGGCAGCGAGAACAGTGACGCCTGCAG TGGAAAAGGTCCAGAAGCTGATAagttcctgcctgctgctccgTCATCTCCGCTCAGGAAGCAGGAGGTGGAAAACCTCAG GTGCTCCATCTTGGCCTGCAGTGCATATGTGGCACTGGCGCTGGGAGACAATCTGATGGCTCTGAACCACGCTGAGAAGCTGCTTCAGCAGACCAAGGTGTCTGGATCCTTGAA GTTCCTGGGTCACCTGTATGCTGCTGAAGCCCTCATCTCATTGGACAGGATCTCTGATGCAATCACTCACCTGAACCCGGAGAATGTCAGTGACGTGTCGGTGGGAGTCCTGAGCAGTGAACCAGACCAGG GACCCGATAAAGGAGACGAGCCCGTCGAGCCCT cagggaAGAAGACGCCTCTGTGTTACCCTAGCAGTGTGGCTTCAGCCCGGGCCATGATGCTCTTCAACCTGGGCAGTGCCTACTGCTTACGGAGCGAGTACGACAAGGCCCGCAAGTGTTTGCACCAG GCTGCGTCCATGGTCAACACTAAAGAGATTCCACCTGAAGCCATCCTGCTGGGAGTTTATCTGGAACTGCAAAATG GTAACACCCAGCTGGCTCTGCAGATCATCAAACGAAACCAGCTGACGCCCACAGCTCTCCACAGGGTCTCCCCAGACTCCAGGAAGAAACCCACCCAGTCTTTCCAGCCTGTCCAGCCCATCCAGCTTCCCTCATCCTTCACACAGGTTCAGCGTAAATGA
- the cnot10 gene encoding CCR4-NOT transcription complex subunit 10 isoform X1, producing MAENPEVNETKHESSSSGTTDQEKETAASAYQAFSAGRYDESLKHLDTLQELNKEDYKIALNKAVVDFYKSGQSTTGTLKQTLMVLKNRLHTSAEDADGLDDVENNLLYYNQAIIHYHTRQYSEAISIGEKLYQFLEPFEEKFAQAVCFLLVDLYLLTFQPEKALHLLAVLDKLSVQGGNKNGKAESNSSNKDASNQRAEFAAMIEAAKSKMHQYKVRAYIQMKSSKACKREIKSVMNTAGNSAPSLFLKSNFEYLRGNYRKAVKLLNSTNIAEHPGPIRTGECVRCMFWNNLGCIHFAMGKHNLGIFYFKKALQENDHTCAQLGDGGNGQTKKFAGIPMCALLANKRYELLYNCGIQLLHIGRPLAAFECLMEAVQVYHSNPRLWLRLAECCISANKGGSEQESKGLPCKKGIVQSVIGQGYHRKIVLASQSAQNTNYSEGQSAAIPVASMEFAAICLRNALLLLPDHQQQDAKMENGSKSSSQSGSTESGSENSDACSGKGPEADKFLPAAPSSPLRKQEVENLRCSILACSAYVALALGDNLMALNHAEKLLQQTKVSGSLKFLGHLYAAEALISLDRISDAITHLNPENVSDVSVGVLSSEPDQGPDKGDEPVEPSGKKTPLCYPSSVASARAMMLFNLGSAYCLRSEYDKARKCLHQAASMVNTKEIPPEAILLGVYLELQNGNTQLALQIIKRNQLTPTALHRVSPDSRKKPTQSFQPVQPIQLPSSFTQVQRK from the exons ATGGCAGAAAATCCAG AAGTGAATGAGACAAAGCATGAGAGCTCATCCAGCGGGACGACGGACCAAGAGAAGGAGACGGCAGCCAGCGCATACCAGGCTTTTTCT GCTGGGAGGTACGATGAGTCTCTGAAGCATCTCGACACCCTGCAAGAACTCAACAAGGAGGACTACAAGATCGCTCTGAACAAAGCTGTAGTAGACTTCTATAAGAGTGGTCAGAGCACCACGGGGACACTGAAGCAGACTCTGATGGTGCTGAAGAACCGG CTCCACACATCAGCAGAGGATGCTGACGGGCTGGACGATGTGGAGAACAACCTGCTGTACTACAATCAGGCCATCATccactaccacaccaggcagtaCTCTGAGGCCATCTCCATCGGAGAGAAGCTCTACCAGTTCCTGGAGCCGTTCG AAGAGAAGTTTGCTCAGGCCGTGTGCTTCCTGCTGGTGGACCTCTACCTGCTCACCTTCCAGCCTGAGAAAGCTCTGCACCTGCTGGCTGTGCTGGACAAGCTCTCCGTACAAGGAGGCAACAAGAACGGCAAAGCAGAG AGCAACAGTTCAAACAAAGATGCATCCAATCAGAGGGCAGAGTTTGCAGCCATGATTGAAGCAGCTAAATCTAAAATGCACCAG TACAAAGTAAGAGCCTACATCCAGATGAAGTCCTCCAAGGCGTGTAAGAGAGAGATCAAGTCTGTGATGAACACGGCGGGGAAC TCTGCACCATCACTCTTCCTTAAGAGTAACTTTGAGTACCTGAGAGGAAACTACCGGAAGGCCGTGAAGCTGCTGAACAGCACCAACATCGCAGAACATCCTGGACCCATCAGGACAG GTGAATGTGTCCGATGTATGTTCTGGAACAATCTGGGCTGCATCCACTTCGCCATGGGGAAACACAACCTCGGCATTTTCTACTTCAAGAAGGCTCTGCAGGAGAACGACCACACGTGTGCACAGCTGGGCGACGGCGGCAACGGCCAGA CTAAGAAGTTCGCAGGGATCCCCATGTGTGCGTTACTGGCCAACAAGCGCTACGAGCTGCTGTACAACTGCGGCATCCAGCTGCTGCACATCGGCCGGCCTCTGGCAGCGTTTGAGTGTCTGATGGAGGCTGTGCAGGTTTACCACTCCAACCCACGGCTGTGGCTGCGGCTCGCAGAGTGCTGCATCTCTGCCAACAAGGGC ggcTCAGAGCAGGAAAGCAAAGGTTTACCCTGTAAAAAAGGCATCGTTCAGTCTGTCATCGGGCAGGGCTACCATCGGAAGATCGTCCTGGCCTCTCAGTCTGCACAGAACACCAACTACAG TGAGGGCCAGTCGGCTGCCATCCCAGTAGCCAGCATGGAGTTTGCAGCCATCTGCCTGAGGAacgctctgctgctgctgccggaCCACCAGCAGCAGGACGCCAAGATGGAGAACGGATCCAAGAGCTCCAGCCAGTCGGGAAGCACGGAGAGTGGCAGCGAGAACAGTGACGCCTGCAG TGGAAAAGGTCCAGAAGCTGATAagttcctgcctgctgctccgTCATCTCCGCTCAGGAAGCAGGAGGTGGAAAACCTCAG GTGCTCCATCTTGGCCTGCAGTGCATATGTGGCACTGGCGCTGGGAGACAATCTGATGGCTCTGAACCACGCTGAGAAGCTGCTTCAGCAGACCAAGGTGTCTGGATCCTTGAA GTTCCTGGGTCACCTGTATGCTGCTGAAGCCCTCATCTCATTGGACAGGATCTCTGATGCAATCACTCACCTGAACCCGGAGAATGTCAGTGACGTGTCGGTGGGAGTCCTGAGCAGTGAACCAGACCAGG GACCCGATAAAGGAGACGAGCCCGTCGAGCCCT cagggaAGAAGACGCCTCTGTGTTACCCTAGCAGTGTGGCTTCAGCCCGGGCCATGATGCTCTTCAACCTGGGCAGTGCCTACTGCTTACGGAGCGAGTACGACAAGGCCCGCAAGTGTTTGCACCAG GCTGCGTCCATGGTCAACACTAAAGAGATTCCACCTGAAGCCATCCTGCTGGGAGTTTATCTGGAACTGCAAAATG GTAACACCCAGCTGGCTCTGCAGATCATCAAACGAAACCAGCTGACGCCCACAGCTCTCCACAGGGTCTCCCCAGACTCCAGGAAGAAACCCACCCAGTCTTTCCAGCCTGTCCAGCCCATCCAGCTTCCCTCATCCTTCACACAGGTTCAGCGTAAATGA
- the cnot10 gene encoding CCR4-NOT transcription complex subunit 10 isoform X3, protein MAENPEVNETKHESSSSGTTDQEKETAASAYQAFSAGRYDESLKHLDTLQELNKEDYKIALNKAVVDFYKSGQSTTGTLKQTLMVLKNRLHTSAEDADGLDDVENNLLYYNQAIIHYHTRQYSEAISIGEKLYQFLEPFEEKFAQAVCFLLVDLYLLTFQPEKALHLLAVLDKLSVQGGNKNGKAESNSSNKDASNQRAEFAAMIEAAKSKMHQYKVRAYIQMKSSKACKREIKSVMNTAGNSAPSLFLKSNFEYLRGNYRKAVKLLNSTNIAEHPGPIRTGECVRCMFWNNLGCIHFAMGKHNLGIFYFKKALQENDHTCAQLGDGGNGQTKKFAGIPMCALLANKRYELLYNCGIQLLHIGRPLAAFECLMEAVQVYHSNPRLWLRLAECCISANKGGSEQESKGLPCKKGIVQSVIGQGYHRKIVLASQSAQNTNYSEGQSAAIPVASMEFAAICLRNALLLLPDHQQQDAKMENGSKSSSQSGSTESGSENSDACSGKGPEADKFLPAAPSSPLRKQEVENLRCSILACSAYVALALGDNLMALNHAEKLLQQTKVSGSLKFLGHLYAAEALISLDRISDAITHLNPENVSDVSVGVLSSEPDQGPDKGDEPVEPWKKTPLCYPSSVASARAMMLFNLGSAYCLRSEYDKARKCLHQAASMVNTKEIPPEAILLGVYLELQNGNTQLALQIIKRNQLTPTALHRVSPDSRKKPTQSFQPVQPIQLPSSFTQVQRK, encoded by the exons ATGGCAGAAAATCCAG AAGTGAATGAGACAAAGCATGAGAGCTCATCCAGCGGGACGACGGACCAAGAGAAGGAGACGGCAGCCAGCGCATACCAGGCTTTTTCT GCTGGGAGGTACGATGAGTCTCTGAAGCATCTCGACACCCTGCAAGAACTCAACAAGGAGGACTACAAGATCGCTCTGAACAAAGCTGTAGTAGACTTCTATAAGAGTGGTCAGAGCACCACGGGGACACTGAAGCAGACTCTGATGGTGCTGAAGAACCGG CTCCACACATCAGCAGAGGATGCTGACGGGCTGGACGATGTGGAGAACAACCTGCTGTACTACAATCAGGCCATCATccactaccacaccaggcagtaCTCTGAGGCCATCTCCATCGGAGAGAAGCTCTACCAGTTCCTGGAGCCGTTCG AAGAGAAGTTTGCTCAGGCCGTGTGCTTCCTGCTGGTGGACCTCTACCTGCTCACCTTCCAGCCTGAGAAAGCTCTGCACCTGCTGGCTGTGCTGGACAAGCTCTCCGTACAAGGAGGCAACAAGAACGGCAAAGCAGAG AGCAACAGTTCAAACAAAGATGCATCCAATCAGAGGGCAGAGTTTGCAGCCATGATTGAAGCAGCTAAATCTAAAATGCACCAG TACAAAGTAAGAGCCTACATCCAGATGAAGTCCTCCAAGGCGTGTAAGAGAGAGATCAAGTCTGTGATGAACACGGCGGGGAAC TCTGCACCATCACTCTTCCTTAAGAGTAACTTTGAGTACCTGAGAGGAAACTACCGGAAGGCCGTGAAGCTGCTGAACAGCACCAACATCGCAGAACATCCTGGACCCATCAGGACAG GTGAATGTGTCCGATGTATGTTCTGGAACAATCTGGGCTGCATCCACTTCGCCATGGGGAAACACAACCTCGGCATTTTCTACTTCAAGAAGGCTCTGCAGGAGAACGACCACACGTGTGCACAGCTGGGCGACGGCGGCAACGGCCAGA CTAAGAAGTTCGCAGGGATCCCCATGTGTGCGTTACTGGCCAACAAGCGCTACGAGCTGCTGTACAACTGCGGCATCCAGCTGCTGCACATCGGCCGGCCTCTGGCAGCGTTTGAGTGTCTGATGGAGGCTGTGCAGGTTTACCACTCCAACCCACGGCTGTGGCTGCGGCTCGCAGAGTGCTGCATCTCTGCCAACAAGGGC ggcTCAGAGCAGGAAAGCAAAGGTTTACCCTGTAAAAAAGGCATCGTTCAGTCTGTCATCGGGCAGGGCTACCATCGGAAGATCGTCCTGGCCTCTCAGTCTGCACAGAACACCAACTACAG TGAGGGCCAGTCGGCTGCCATCCCAGTAGCCAGCATGGAGTTTGCAGCCATCTGCCTGAGGAacgctctgctgctgctgccggaCCACCAGCAGCAGGACGCCAAGATGGAGAACGGATCCAAGAGCTCCAGCCAGTCGGGAAGCACGGAGAGTGGCAGCGAGAACAGTGACGCCTGCAG TGGAAAAGGTCCAGAAGCTGATAagttcctgcctgctgctccgTCATCTCCGCTCAGGAAGCAGGAGGTGGAAAACCTCAG GTGCTCCATCTTGGCCTGCAGTGCATATGTGGCACTGGCGCTGGGAGACAATCTGATGGCTCTGAACCACGCTGAGAAGCTGCTTCAGCAGACCAAGGTGTCTGGATCCTTGAA GTTCCTGGGTCACCTGTATGCTGCTGAAGCCCTCATCTCATTGGACAGGATCTCTGATGCAATCACTCACCTGAACCCGGAGAATGTCAGTGACGTGTCGGTGGGAGTCCTGAGCAGTGAACCAGACCAGG GACCCGATAAAGGAGACGAGCCCGTCGAGCCCT ggaAGAAGACGCCTCTGTGTTACCCTAGCAGTGTGGCTTCAGCCCGGGCCATGATGCTCTTCAACCTGGGCAGTGCCTACTGCTTACGGAGCGAGTACGACAAGGCCCGCAAGTGTTTGCACCAG GCTGCGTCCATGGTCAACACTAAAGAGATTCCACCTGAAGCCATCCTGCTGGGAGTTTATCTGGAACTGCAAAATG GTAACACCCAGCTGGCTCTGCAGATCATCAAACGAAACCAGCTGACGCCCACAGCTCTCCACAGGGTCTCCCCAGACTCCAGGAAGAAACCCACCCAGTCTTTCCAGCCTGTCCAGCCCATCCAGCTTCCCTCATCCTTCACACAGGTTCAGCGTAAATGA